AAAACCAAACCTTTTAAAACCCTTTCTTTTGAACTGCCGTCGTAGAAAAGCTAGCGATGTTGTTATTCCTCTAGCAAGTCTCTTTTGGCGAAACCATGCAGATGGTCCTCGTAAGAAACACAGTCACATTTCAAAAAGCTCAGCGCGAGCATCGACCGCTTTAGAGGAAAAAACAACCAACGAAAGATCTGGTAgagtgctgtttgtgtttggtcagtcagtatccgcTGTCCTGAGGAACAACAGGCAGCAGAACTCGATTGGTCAACCCAGTGTTAAGAGGAACCGCTGGAAATGGCCCAAAGTTCGAGGCCCATTTTTTGATGTGTAGTGCACTACAGAGGGTGCTAGAGCCCAGTACGCTATGTAGGGAGCCAAAAGTTCTGAAAGCTCAAAGCTTCTGGGTGCAGGTTTGGATGTAGCCGAATCGCGAGTGCCTCATTATCAATcaaaaataaatctttttgtttaaaatacttttaaaatttGAGATCTGAAGGACTGTCTTGATTGAAACCCACTGCAGTCCAATGCAGTCTAATGCAGTCTTCATTATTCTGTTAATATAAATCTGTATGGCACATCACGCCTGCCGTGTTACAGTGTTAGTCTCTGTGTTCACTATTCTGGTGAGTATGTATTCCACAGATGCAGAAAGAGAGGCAGTCACTCAGCCGCTCGCTCCATTTTCGGCTTTTTGGATCCTGTATTCTTTTCCGGCGCTTCTCCACGCAGAGTGGGCAGCCGTTTCCTATGGATGAGATTAAAAAGACAGCATTAGAGCCCAAAAATAACACATgaagaaaaaaggggaaaaaaaggcacacacacacacacacacacacacacacatatatatatacatgcaggCCTGGGCTTAGTCACATACACATTCTTCACGCTCCACAGATGAAACTAATCATGTTCTGTGTCGCTAAGCTGCTCTGCTTTGCTTTTCTCTCGAGGACAGTCGCAGCGCAGCACGCGGCCAGCAGGTGGCAGTAGTCGGCTTTAGGATCACAGCAGCCAGAGGTCGCACTGCAGACCCTGATAAGCACTGAATACAGTACAGGTACAGGCGCTTAGCACCGCTCGCACTACAGTGAAATTAGGCGGACGTTGGGGTAAGCGGCAGAAACTGGTCCTGCATCAGCTGTTGGGGACAAAGGGTGACCAGGGTGTAGAGGCTGGACATGGAGCATTTCCTCTCCATCGTGTGGAAATAAGAGAGTGTACAGAGAGCTTACTGTTAACTCGTCTATAGGAAGCGTGCACTGTCAGAGCCGCAGAGTTCATCTGTGAAATCAGCCCGCATTGAATggactgtgacatcacaggcTGTCTCAAATtaactgtgacatcacagggtGTCCCGAAttcactgtgacatcacaggcTGTCTCATATTCATAGGGACATCACAGGCTGTACCAAATTCACTGTGACATCACCGGTTTTCCTGACTTCACTGTGACATCATGGCCTGTCCTGAATTCACTGTGACATCGCAGGTTTTCCTGACTTCACCGTGACATCATAGCCCATCCCGAAttcactgtgacatcacaggttGTCCTGACTTCACTGTGACATCATGGCCTGTCCTGAATTCACTGTGACATCGCAGGTTTTCCTGACTTCACCGTGACATCATAGCCCATCCCGAAttcactgtgacatcacaggttGTCCTGACTTCACCGTACCATCATGGCCTGTCCTGAAttcactgtgacatcacaggttTTCCTGACTTCACCGTGACATAATAGCCCATCCCGAAttcactgtgacatcacaggttATCCTGACTTCACCGTACCATCATGGCCTGTCCTGAAttcactgtgacatcacaggttTTCCTGACTTCACCGTGACATAATAGCCCATCCCGAAttcactgtgacatcacaggttATCCTGACTTCACCGTACCATCATGGCCTGTCCTGAACTCACGGTGACATCACAGACCGTCCTTTAATCATTGTGACAATCTGCCTTGAACTCATCGTAAAATCACAGCCTGTTTAAAAttcactgtgacatcacaaactgTCCCAAATTCACTGTGAAATCACATGGTTTTCTTGATTTCACAGTGACATCATAGCTTGTCCAGAATTCACTGTGGCACCATTCTCATGAACCCATTTACACCCATTTACTAACTGTCTATGTTACCTATTATCTGTCAGTCTTACAGAcctttgctaaagcatgagtagaccgATAAATCACTGTGACCATCGGCTTGTACTGAaccacacagctacacacaatCAGCTGTGCAAGACTTCACTGTTGGGAAACCTTTAGTTCATTAGACCTTCACCAGTCCTGTGATGTCACTTCACAGTGACATCAAGGCCTGTCCTGATTTCACTGTGACATCACCGGTTTTCCTGACTTCACTGTGACGTCACAGGTTTTCCTGACTTCACTGTGACATCACCGGTTTTCCTGACTTCACTGTGACATCAAGGCTTGTCCTGAAttcactgtgacatcactggtTTTCTTGACttcactgtgacatcacaggttTTCCTGACTTCACCGTTACATCACTATTTTTCCTGACTTCACCGATAAATCACTGTGACCATCACCTTGTACTGAaccacacagctacacacaatCACCTGTGCAAGACTTCACTGTTGGGAAACCTTTAGTTCATTAGACCTTCGCCAGTCCTGCTCAGGAGACCGTGGAAGTACCAGTGGACTGGGAATGTTGGGGCTTCGACCAACCAATAAGAGTGAGGCACGAAGGAAGTAAAAACGAAAACCTTGTCAAGACTGGAGAGTAATCTGAATATATTGATTTTGGATTATAGTAAAACACATTACTGAAAACACAGTGATTATAACTGTGGTtataaacacataaatacacaatattacCTTCCCTTCAACAGTGCCGGAGATCAGGTCGTGGCgacaataagaaaaaaaatcacaagtCGTCAATAAACATAATCACCATCAACACTTTCACAGAAGGCTCGAACTCTAACTCGGCTCTAATTCGGGCTCCAGCCGACCCCAGCCTGCCAAAAACGAGCACGTCAGTAAACAGCACTCAGGACATACATTCTGAGCTGAATGAGAGCGTGAGGAAGAGCGTGGAAACCCTGAAGCAAGGCAGCAGAAAGAAACGCCTTGCAGAATTAAAAAGCTGCCAACAAACCGCATATTTATAAAGCTCTGCTTCAAAGCTGAGGGGGATAAAACAGCCCTGTGCTGAAGTGAAGCTGTTTACTCAGAGCCCTCACGCACAGAAAATGAGGAGCTGGGAGAAAGTACCCAGTGGGTTCAGAGAGTGGTAGGCTGGGTGGGGGGTGAGGtggctggggggtgggggggatgcTGGttggtgaagaaaaaaaatacacaattttCCAAATGGAAAAAGTATGTCAAGCAgataaaaacagcagcagcagctgccaTGAAGCCTCAATTCTGTCTGTAAGTCTGACTTTCAGTTGATCTTTAAACGGCAGGGAGTCACACAGTGTCGGAAATGATCATGATCATGAATTTAAGATATTAAGATTTTCACCATTTCTACAGAAGCCCATTCTTGCCAAGCCAAGTTGgcataaaaaataatactgtaataatcACACAATTTCTAGTGACTTAATCTTGATCTTAAAATTAAAGTTATTCATTTGACATCACAGGTTTTCCTGACATCATCGTGACGTCATGGCCTGTCCTGAAttcactgtgacatcactggtTTTCCTGACTTTCACCGTGACATCACCGATTTTCCTGACTTCACTGTGACATCAAGGCTTGTCCTGAATTCACTGTGACATCAATGCTTGTCCTGAATTCACCATGACATCATGGCCTGCCCTGAATTCACTGTGACATCACCGGTTTTCCTGACTTCACTGTGACATCAAGGCTTGTCCTGAATTCACCGTGACATCATGGCCTGTCCTGAATTCACCATGACATCACCGGTTTTCCTGACTTCACTGTGACATCAAGGCTTGTCCTGAATTCACAGTGACATCATGGCCTGTCCTGAATTCACTGTGACATCACCGGTTTTCCTGACTACACTGTGACAACACAGGTTTTCCTGACTTCATTGTGACATCACCGTTTTTCCTGACTTCACCATGACATCATGGCCTGTCCTGAAttcactgtgacatcactggtTTTCCTGACTTCACTGTGACGTCATGGCCTGTCCTGAATTCACCGTGACATCACAGGTTTTCCTGACTCTACCGTGACATCACAGGTTTTCCTGACTTCACCGTGACATTGTGGCCTGTCCTGAATTTCAGCTTGCTGACCAGCAGGATATGTTTCCCCCTGGATAAGCAGCTTTTCAACCAACTTAACCATCGAGATCAGCTTAGATCAGCAGAAGTTGGTGTTGCGCTGGGTTTGTCATGTAATACTCACTGAAACACAACAGAGGCTACACTGCTCAGCACCACCTGGCTTTACTGGTCATCTCTGAAGAAGAATGACTAACCACACAGTCATACGGCATACTGCTATAGCCCGCATTACTTCAGTGTAGCATGCTAACGTCTAACTGATGCGCAGTAGCATTAGCTTACATGTAGCGAAATTGGTATTACGACTCTTATACAACCGCGtaattcagaggatccagtgaGGCAACATTGTACATCCATTTCTGCCTCTGAAAACTGGGCTTCGACTCAGGGTGCCGAATATGGTCATAACAACATAGCTCTGACTACAACATGacagacagctcaagaaattcaacctgccgcAGACCCTGATggtccagttctacacagcgatcattgAGTCCATCCTCACATCTGGTTTGGCTCCTCCACCTCCCAAGAGCGAGCCAAACtacagcgcatcatcaggacggCAGAGAGGATCACTGGATGTGATCTGCCATCGCTTCAGGAGATCTACGCCAGCAGGGCGAGGAAACAGCTGACCCCTCTAACCCTGGACAtcacctcttccagacactcccattaaaaccagcacaacacggcACGCTAACAGCTTTTTCCCCCAGAGCTGTACGGCTCCTCAACCACAGAGGACAcctcacaccctaatctataaacctaatctataaacctaatctatctCACTGCAACGCAGTACTGATACACAACAGCTTAACATTTGCACTATGGttattgcacagctgtacagattttcattttttgtaaatgtttaaataattatatcagttcatagttttttcaagtttttattttattatttttacttttttaacggattttttttttattctatttattatttagtgtatttttctctctcagtgtaatacGTGTTAACAGTTTataaaattccttgtatgtagAACAGactgtcagcccctctgtattGCGCcttcccccggggcgattccgagccgccgcccacaggcccaaataagaaCTTCCCCCttgtttatgttcatgtgtttggttcagtgagttgattcatgttcatttgtgttcatgtgtgttcggTTCACggtcatgaacacacacacgagtttcacctgggactggggggtacttaaggagccttgTCACCGCCATTCATGCCGAGAATTGTACGTACTAGAGCCTCATGGACGCCCTGAGGTCCCGGGTTGGTTCAGGTGTGCTTAGGATGGCTCAGGATTCATCCACGTTCAGGAGTCGGTCTCCAGGCCACTTACGTATCAAGCGAGGCTCGCTCATTTCCTGTTTGGATGCtcaaggcgacccacgctctCAGCGGCGTGCTgcagttccaggtttggtcggccttgccgtttggtctagCAGATGGTTCCCTACCCATCGTTTTCGTTGAACCCCCCCTATCACCCAGATGCTCCCTAGAGGGTTTAGTTCTAGCCCCTTTTGAGTGTTtgtcccatcttggtctggcctagcacgctaTGACAGAGACTTGGCGAAtaaagattcagattcagattcagattctgaCTACAGTGGTCTATAGAAGAGGAGATGTGCTTTAGAAAATAACTGAAGGGCAATGGCAATGCTAGACGTATAAAACTTAAATGTACTAATGGAACTAAAAGAAGAAAcccaagtctattagagattactggaCACCATATGGTTTTCTCATAGCTTGTTAGCTTCATAGCTCAGCGACACTAAAGAAGcagacttcagacaccaaacacgtcttggggtgagtaactgcctctactgtccacggACTGTCCAGTAGAAGGCATCCAACTTCAttgtggaggagcactgctgtgggatttgattgcactcagtaaCAAGAGTGTTAacatgaggtcaggatgttggaagaccACAACCACACCTCACCATCCCCAACGcctcccaaaagcattggatggagcaccatccatcattccagagagcaccaCAGTTCTTCACAATGCTGGGTGggtttttacccctctagcccacgctggcctggcattagacagcacgatgccaataggctcatgcaTAACTgatccagatagtcctattctattggcgggacttctcaacagggactagacaagctgtatgtgtgtgtctgtgtgcagtagtagatctgtgtcagcagcccTGCACtgattagaatgggtgtccacaaacatttggacatacagtgaacAACCCCACTCAAAGCAGCTCAAAGCAGCTCACCCCGACTGGAGAGAATGTTGCCAGGTTACATATCTCCTCCACCTCAGATGTTCCTCCACCTTTCCTCTTTTTCTATTCAGTTGTAATGATCTGTATCTCTGAGCTGAGGGCGATTACAACAGGAGAGCTCGGCTCCCGGGCTGGAGCTGAGTGTTCACGCTGTGTATTGAATTTACAGAGCACAAACCAGTTCATACACCGGAGCATCGGTCTGAAGCTACGAGTGACTGACCGCTGAGCTGCCTGCCCAGTAGCCTGAATGCCAGAATCCTTCAGCTACTGCAGCAAAGCTCGGCTTGGTGTGGGGCCAACGTGGTGCAAGTGTGTGTAGGTAGGAGAATATCTTGGAAAGAGGATCCGGACGTGGGTAGATTACATATGTGATGACATGCAAGGCCTGGGCTGCTGGGGTGATGCAGTGAGTAGGAGAGGAGAGACTGAATGGAGACGAACCAGAGCTGAGATCCCTAGTCATCTGCCTGGGAGGGAGCCGGAGGTTCTGCTGCTGTCTCACAGCTGCTGGGGGTTTGGGAGCTGGAGCCCtgtgaaaaaaagaggaaagggaaagaaaaataaatgcataattTTATAGGATATGCTTTCACCATTAAGCGATTTGTACTATGCTACCTTTGCTACCACTGTCATTATATTGCCATTCTGCCAAACGCTACCCGAGAGACACCCCACGAATACAAACACAGATCAAACTGTCTGCTTGATCCATATCCAACCGACTTTCAACAACATCAAAGTCTAGTCACAAAAGACGTTTCTAGATTAGGCATTGGTCCAGTCTTCTAGCCAAACCACCAACAAAGCCCGGCACACACAAGCCTCCCCTTTTCCAACATCAATAGAGGATTCAGGCTTCAGCTTTCAGTTAGTGCTGTTCGCTGAATAAACCAAAAGCTTGGTCCAGTAGTTCTCTTAAACTGAGAGACTTTAGATTAGTTTCAAATTCACACACCAATACAATCTCCAAAAGAAACAACACTGAGCTGTAagagctgtaaacactgagctgtaaacactgaggTGTAAAacctgtaaacactgagctgtaaaCACTGAACTGTAaaagctgtaaacactgagctgtgagaaatgtaaacactgagctataaacactgagctgtaaacactgagttGTGAGAgatgtaaacactgagctgtgagagatgtaaacactgagctataaacactgagctgtaaacactgagctgtgagagatgtaaacactgagctgtcagagctgtaaacactgagctgtaaacactgagctgtgagagatgtaaacactgagctgtaaacactgagctgtgagagatgtaaacactgagctgtcagagctgtaaacactgagctgtgagagctgtaaacactgagctgtgacagatgtaaacactgagctgtgagagctgtaaacactgagctgtgagagctgtaaacactgagctgcaaacactgagctgtaagagatgtaaacactgagctgtaaGAGGTGTAAATACTTAGCTGTGAGAgatgtaaacactgagctgtgagAGGTGTAAATACTTAGCTGTGAGAgatgtaaacactgagctgtgagagatgtaaacactgagctgtaagagctgtaaacactgagctgtgagagctgtaaacactgagctgtaaacactgagctgtaagagatgtaaacactgagctgtaaacactgagctgtgagagatgtaaacactgagctgtaaacactgagctgtaagagctgtaaacactgagctgtaaacactgagcagtaggagctgtaaacactgagctgtgagagctgaaaacactgagctgtaaacactgagctgtgagagatgtaaacactgagctgtcagagctgtaaacactgagctgtgagagctgtaaacactgagctgtgacagatgtaaacactgagctgtgagagctgtaaacactgagctgtgagagctgtaaacactgagctgcaaacactgagctgtgagagatgtaaacactgagctgtaaGAGGTGTAAATACTTAGCTGTGAGAgatgtaaacactgagctgtgagAGGTGTAAATACTTAGCTGTGAGAgatgtaaacactgagctgtgagagatgtaaacactgagctgtaagagctgtaaacactgagctgtgagagctgtaaacactgagctgtaaacactgagctgtaagagatgtaaacactgagctgtaaacactgagctgtgagagatgtaaacactgagctgtaaacactgagctgtaagagctgtaaacactgagctgtaaacactgagcagtaggagctgtaaacactgagctgtgagagctgaaaacactgagctgtaaacactgagctgtgagagctgtaaacactgagctgtaaacactgagcagtaggagctgtaaacactgagctgtgagagatgtaaacactgagctgtaaacactgagctgtaagagctgtaaacactgagctgtaaacactgagcagtaggagctgtaaacactgagctgtaagagctgtaaacactgagctgtgagAACTGTAAACATtgagctgtaaacactgagctgtgaaagctgtaaacactgagctgtaaacactgagcagtaggagctgtaaacactgagctgtaggagctgtaaacactgagctgtgagaactgtaaacactgagctgtaaacactgagcagtaggagctgtaaacactgagctgtaaacactgagctgtagGAGCTCTAAACACTAAGCTGTGagagctgtaaacactgagctgtaagagctgtaaacactgagctgtgagagctgtaaacactgagctgtaaaCATTGAGTAGTAggagctgtaaacactgagctgtaaacactgagctgtgagagctgtaaacactgagctgtaaGAGCTGTAAACacagctgtaaacactgagcagtAGGAGCTGTAAACacagctgtaaacactgagctgtgagAGCTGTAAACAAtgagctgtaaacactgagctgtaaacactgagctgtgagagctgtaaacactgagctgtaaacactgagcagtaggagctgtaaacactgagctgtaggagctgtaaacactgagctgtcAGAGCTGTAAACACTaagctgtaaacactgagcagtaggagctgtaaacactgagctgtgagagctgtaaacactgagctgtaaacactgagctgtaagagctgtaaacactgacctgtaaacactgagcagtaggagctgtaaacactgagctgcaagagctgtaaacactgagctgtaaacactgagctgtaaacactgagctgtgagagctgtaaacactgagctgtgagagctgtaaacactgagcagtaggagctgtaaacactgagctgtgagagctgtaaacactgagctgtaaacactgagctgtaagagctgtaaacactgacctgtaaacactgagctgtaaGAGCTGTAAACACTGACCTGTAAACACTGCGCAGTAggagctgtaaacactgagctgcaagagctgtaaacactgagctgtcagagctgtaaacactgagctgtaaacactgagctgcaagagctgtaaacactgagcagtaggagctgtaaacactgagcagtaggagctgtaaacactgagctgcaagagctgtaaacactgagctgtaaGAGCTGTAAACACAAAAAATGTTGAAAGAAATCTCAAACAAACAATTACCGCTTCCTCTGTCACATCATGGCCACCGGTGTCTGCTGCTCCCGTGGGAGAGGGCTCTTTAAGATGGTCATTGCCGGCCTCTGCTCCTGTGGGAGAAGGCTCTTTTGGGGGGTCAGAGGGCAGGGTTGGGATGCCCTGCTGGGGAGCAGGTGTGGCAGCTGGAGAATGAAGCAGAAACAGGCCGATTCTTATCACTATCATTTAATCTGTGATGATCAGGCTGTTCAATTCTAGACCTTGAACCAGGGCTCATAGTAGCTGTGAAATGATTCTTTAGACTGGAAGGTTTGTGAAGGTCCtgtgaaaaaaaatatgaacCTACCAACAGCAGCCTAGATACAATTCCCTGTATTATTCTGAAAAAAGACATTTACCCTACCTACACTAAACgtgcaaatatttgtggacaccccttgtaattaatgcatttacCTTCATTCAACagtaaatcctaatcctaaccttaaatcaaccctaagtcctaaccctaaccttaatcaaccctagccctaaccttaCATCAACCCTAaattaaccctaaccctaatcttaaatcaaccctaaatccacccaaaatcctaaccctaatcaaccctaaatcaacccaaaccctaaatcctaacccaaaccctaaatcAATCCTAAATCCCAACCCTAAGTGTAAATCAACCCTACACAATTCAATAGAATGTTCCCCCTTATCATCAGCCCTCATTATAAGCAGATCACGTGTGTCTCACTCACGAGAGTCTGTTGTGGATGGTGACGTAGATGAACCTGGCGTTAGGCTCAGCTGTGATAGGTCGAGCTCGCCACAGCAGACTTCCACTTCCTGTGTGTCTTGTGTGGCTCCTTCTGGTTGCGTGTTCGGGTCGCTAGTGGCTGCAGGCGGCTGTGCCTGAGACTCGAGTGCCTCCTCCTGGACGTTCTCGTTCAGTGCGTCCCTGGAGGCGTCTCGCTGCACTGGGGGGTTGGCCACATGCTGGGGGCTGGTGATGGCTGAGGATGGTGCAGACGGCTCGCAAGAATGAGGCCTCATGGCAGCGATAGGAACCAGGCCTTGGAGCACAGCGGCGGCCGAGAGGGGATGCCCCCCCATGCCTACCGTTTGAGCTGGAATGAAGGCCCACTGCTGTTGGCCCGTGGCTGGGGAGTGGAAGAGATTGGCCTGTCCCCAGATCACCGGCTGGCCACCAGGAAGCACCTGAGCCACCTGCAATGGAGCTTGAACCCCGAAGGCCAGCGGAGCGGCTGGAGCCGCAATCGACTGCTGAGCCCACTGTGCTGCCTGCACTGCACCCATCGTCATGTAGCCTGAGGGCAGGAGAGGACACATGGTGCAGAGATGGGACAAATAGGACAGGAAAAGTAGAAATGAGACATAGCTCATCTCATAGCCtaattatttatcattataGGCCCCGATATTGAACCCTGTGGAACTCCCTGTGGGTTAATACAACACACCTAAAGTTCAAGGGGTTATCAATAGAGTATCTCTGCAGATCTATGGTTACTTCTGTTACCTGAAGGCACAGCAGGGGGGCTGAAGTGAGTAAAAAGCTCAGGGGGGTGCTGTCGCCGCCGCCGCCCAGGATCCAGGGTGTTTGCAGGAGATGCAGGCATCTGGAAATAAAAGTTACAATTTGTAAGTGACATTTTTGGCAAGCCGGCCAGGAGTTGGAGGTGGACATTACGGATGTCCTGGAATTCACTTACTGAGAGGATGTCTGGAGGAGTGGCCATGTCTCCAAACAGGTCAAACTGATTGATGTTCTTAAAGAGGTCCGAGATGTTCACGAGAAAAGCATGCaagaagaaaaggaggaaaGAGTCAACTTTAGGGCATGGTCAGGGACGTCGTATGGTCTCTTAGACGTGACTGAGATCAGGTCCACCAATGAGAGTGTTTGGCTGTGGTCGTGTGCTTCATTGGTGGAGCGATCTGGCATAAAGTTCAGTCGACTAATGGCATGGTCATTTCTCTACCCGTTAACGTCTCCTTTGAGAATATGTTCAATGGTTGACCACTATGGTGAAAAGTACACTACTGCAGGGGTTCCCAATCAGGTCCTTGGTGACCTCCAGCAAATCCATGCTTTACTTGTATCCCGGCACCTACACCTACAACCTGGGCCAGGTAATCTATGTGGACCGTAGGACACCTGATTACCTGACTCAGTGGTCTCAGGAGCTTGAACGAAAGCAATACGTGGACTGGCTGGGGGGTCCCAGAGGGCTGGATTTGGGTCTTATGTGCCATTATACAGGAAGTCAGTGCATGACATCTACGAATGAAGGGAAACGGGTGCAACACACACGAACAGCTAATCGAACGCCACAGGACAACACCACAAaaaagcacacagacacacaacaaGTGGGTTCACACGCGTTAATACTCACACGGCAAAAGAAAAAGTATGAAAAGTAAGGGCAAcgtaagaagaaaaaaaggaaaataatgaGAATCGTGTAAAAGGAAGTCTAATCAATCAGGGCTGCGCAGATCCAGTCCCAGAGGGCCACAGAGTTCAAATCTCTGCTCGGATGCACCTAGAGATGGAAAACCGCAGGCCTAGGAAGTGAGAATCAACCCCAGGATTTCGTTTGCTGCAATTTTCCATCTCTAAATACACCCGAGTCACCCCCATGAAGGGCTCGATAACGGGTCAGATATGCTggagcagagaacacagcatACTCCTCAGTGCTGAGTGGAGGCTCCTTCTGGACCGGAGTTCAGAGCCCTGGGGTTAAGCAGTCGTTTTTGTGCCAGGGAAGGAAAGTAAGGGGAGGGTGGGAGGAGTCTGACGTGCGTCTGGGAGCTCCAGGCACTCAAAAAGCTCCAA
This portion of the Salminus brasiliensis chromosome 9, fSalBra1.hap2, whole genome shotgun sequence genome encodes:
- the dab1b gene encoding DAB adaptor protein 1b isoform X2: MSTEAETQASVKANVKRESRRKGQDRSEQALIKRFRGDGVRYKAKLIGIDDVSAARGDKLCQDSMMKLKGIAASARSKGEHKQRVFLTVSFSGIKIYDERSGVLQHHHSVHEISYIAKDTRDHRAFGYVCGKEGNHKFVAIKTGHSAEPLILELRDLFTLIYDIKQREEVEKKAQKEKHCEQAVYQTILEDDTDDPVYQYIVFEAGHEPLRGPLSEESVYQNINQFDLFGDMATPPDILSMPASPANTLDPGRRRRQHPPELFTHFSPPAVPSGYMTMGAVQAAQWAQQSIAAPAAPLAFGVQAPLQVAQVLPGGQPVIWGQANLFHSPATGQQQWAFIPAQTVGMGGHPLSAAAVLQGLVPIAAMRPHSCEPSAPSSAITSPQHVANPPVQRDASRDALNENVQEEALESQAQPPAATSDPNTQPEGATQDTQEVEVCCGELDLSQLSLTPGSSTSPSTTDSPATPAPQQGIPTLPSDPPKEPSPTGAEAGNDHLKEPSPTGAADTGGHDVTEEAGSSSQTPSSCETAAEPPAPSQADD
- the dab1b gene encoding DAB adaptor protein 1b isoform X3, producing MSTEAETQASVKANVKRESRRKGQDRSEQALIKRFRGDGVRYKAKLIGIDDVSAARGDKLCQDSMMKLKGIAASARSKGEHKQRVFLTVSFSGIKIYDERSGVLQHHHSVHEISYIAKDTRDHRAFGYVCGKEGNHKFVAIKTGHSAEPLILELRDLFTLIYDIKQREEVEKKAQKEKHCEQAVYQTILEDDTDDPVYQNINQFDLFGDMATPPDILSMPASPANTLDPGRRRRQHPPELFTHFSPPAVPSGYMTMGAVQAAQWAQQSIAAPAAPLAFGVQAPLQVAQVLPGGQPVIWGQANLFHSPATGQQQWAFIPAQTVGMGGHPLSAAAVLQGLVPIAAMRPHSCEPSAPSSAITSPQHVANPPVQRDASRDALNENVQEEALESQAQPPAATSDPNTQPEGATQDTQEVEVCCGELDLSQLSLTPGSSTSPSTTDSPATPAPQQGIPTLPSDPPKEPSPTGAEAGNDHLKEPSPTGAADTGGHDVTEEAGSSSQTPSSCETAAEPPAPSQADD
- the dab1b gene encoding DAB adaptor protein 1b isoform X1, producing MSTEAETQASVKANVKRESRRKGQDRSEQALIKRFRGDGVRYKAKLIGIDDVSAARGDKLCQDSMMKLKGIAASARSKGEHKQRVFLTVSFSGIKIYDERSGVLQHHHSVHEISYIAKDTRDHRAFGYVCGKEGNHKFVAIKTGHSAEPLILELRDLFTLIYDIKQREEVEKKAQKEKHCEQAVYQTILEDDTDDPVYQYIVFEAGHEPLRGPLSEESVYQVPTSQQKEGIYDVPKRHFMTNINQFDLFGDMATPPDILSMPASPANTLDPGRRRRQHPPELFTHFSPPAVPSGYMTMGAVQAAQWAQQSIAAPAAPLAFGVQAPLQVAQVLPGGQPVIWGQANLFHSPATGQQQWAFIPAQTVGMGGHPLSAAAVLQGLVPIAAMRPHSCEPSAPSSAITSPQHVANPPVQRDASRDALNENVQEEALESQAQPPAATSDPNTQPEGATQDTQEVEVCCGELDLSQLSLTPGSSTSPSTTDSPATPAPQQGIPTLPSDPPKEPSPTGAEAGNDHLKEPSPTGAADTGGHDVTEEAGSSSQTPSSCETAAEPPAPSQADD